A genomic window from Lotus japonicus ecotype B-129 chromosome 1, LjGifu_v1.2 includes:
- the LOC130732123 gene encoding uncharacterized protein LOC130732123, with protein MAALPYSLNLRPMLVHERRLISQDDSMSMFFHLHFDYTDQATSTRFYRQVIILSLILCHCSEYTLQDIDYANFLRRFFSSVPISRELLDSILPRLAECARDMMIAQNNIEGRVLKHIDVRIVVARQPQVGDDHVRIHQHVPLPSQVVDLLEKVTSSSDQYCAICLEGFCNNGLKSEIVSTKCSHIFHKMCIAQWLHQCVSNRASYTCPLCRCGMI; from the coding sequence ATGGCGGCGTTACCATATTCCTTGAATCTGAGACCAATGCTAGTACATGAAAGACGATTGATCTCACAAGACGATAGTATGAGcatgttcttccaccttcactTTGATTACACTGATCAAGCAACTTCCACAAGATTCTACAGACAAGTCATCATTCTTTCACTAATCTTGTGCCATTGTAGCGAGTATACACTCCAAGACATAGATTACGCTAACTTCTTGCGACGCTTCTTCTCCTCTGTGCCTATTTCCCGTGAATTGTTGGACTCGATTCTTCCTCGATTGGCTGAATGCGCTAGAGACATGATGATCGCACAAAACAACATTGAAGGACGTGTGTTAAAGCATATCGATGTCAGGATTGTCGTGGCAAGGCAACCACAAGTTGGAGATGATCATGTGAGGATTCATCAGCATGTTCCTTTGCCATCTCAAGTTGTGGATTTGTTAGAGAAAGTCACAAGTTCTAGTGACCAATATTGTGCAATTTGTTTGGAGGGGTTTTGCAATAATGGGTTGAAGTCAGAAATTGTTAGCACTAAATGCTCACACATTTTTCATAAAATGTGTATTGCTCAATGGCTCCATCAATGTGTTAGCAATCGAGCATCTTATACTTGCCCCTTGTGTCGCTGTGGAATGATATGA
- the LOC130731774 gene encoding uncharacterized protein At3g50808 produces the protein MVVGTANIPSWLQALLDAFRIREPLAHSPNCTWSKKFFTVFCIDCLKLVCKFCQHHQHKEHQVLPLYQASGQDGFKVNELCKLIDIEDIQLYTINAMQIVYVNKRNNKDSKSRNNKTGKEDAPKCEVCGWELIKVGNKFCSIECKAASGRNLSLKSDQSVYQVNSVSVDQVSDDLVESCRKRQRKGMPTRAPFF, from the exons atgGTGGTGGGTACGGCGAATATTCCATCATGGTTACAAGCTTTGCTTGATGCTTTCAGAATAAGAGAGCCATTGGCACATTCTCCCAACTGCACTTGGAGCAAGAAATTCTTTACCGTCTTCTGCATTGACTGCTTGAAATTAGTTTGCAAGTTCTGTCAACACCACCAGCATAAAGAACACCAAGTACTTCCA TTGTACCAAGCATCAGGTCAAGATGGTTTCAAGGTGAACGAGCTGTGCAAGCTGATAGATATTGAGGATATACAACTATATACAATCAATGCAATGCAAATAGTTTATGTCAACAAGAGAAATAATAAGGATTCTAAGTCCCGTAATAACAAAACTGGCAAAGAAGATGCCCCCAAGTGTGAAGTATGTGGCTGGGAACTCATAAAAGTTGGTAACAAGTTCTGTTCAATTGAATGCAAA GCTGCGAGTGGCCGAAATCTCTCCTTGAAATCTGATCAGTCTGTTTATCAAGTTAATTCAGTTTCTGTTGATCAAGTTTCTGATGATCTAGTTGAATCATGTAGGAAAAGGCAAAGAAAAGGGATGCCCACAAGAGCTCCTTTCTTTTAG